One genomic window of Evansella cellulosilytica DSM 2522 includes the following:
- a CDS encoding MBL fold metallo-hydrolase, with protein sequence MTLRFSVLASGSTGNAIYVETGNQKLLIDAGLSGKKIENCFKQINISPESLDGILVTHEHSDHIKGVGILARRYDLPIYANDKTWKAMEGLLGNIPIEQRFHFEIGETKLFGDIDVESFGVSHDAAEPMFFTFQHSGRKLALVTDTGYVSDRIKGTTKEANTFIFESNHDMDMLRMGKYPWSVKRRILGDEGHVSNVDAALALSDIIMDSSANVYLAHLSLDNNMKELARMTVHQTLEEQGIHVGKQVKLFDTDPLKPTALTAV encoded by the coding sequence ATGACGCTAAGGTTTAGTGTGCTAGCAAGTGGCAGTACGGGGAATGCCATATACGTAGAAACGGGAAATCAAAAGCTATTAATAGATGCAGGATTAAGTGGAAAAAAGATAGAAAACTGCTTTAAACAAATCAATATTTCACCAGAAAGTCTCGATGGTATTCTTGTGACACATGAGCACAGTGACCATATTAAAGGCGTCGGCATACTTGCACGACGCTACGATTTACCTATTTATGCAAATGATAAAACGTGGAAGGCGATGGAAGGGTTACTTGGTAACATTCCTATCGAACAGCGATTTCATTTTGAAATAGGTGAAACAAAACTTTTCGGAGACATTGACGTAGAATCGTTTGGTGTTTCGCATGATGCAGCAGAACCAATGTTTTTTACATTTCAGCATAGTGGAAGAAAGCTAGCACTTGTAACAGACACAGGTTATGTAAGTGATCGAATAAAAGGGACGACAAAAGAGGCAAATACGTTCATTTTCGAATCTAACCATGATATGGATATGCTCCGAATGGGAAAATATCCGTGGAGTGTGAAACGAAGAATTTTAGGAGATGAAGGCCACGTTTCCAATGTAGATGCTGCTTTAGCTTTATCAGATATTATAATGGACTCCTCAGCAAACGTGTATTTAGCACATTTGAGCTTAGATAATAATATGAAGGAATTAGCACGAATGACTGTACACCAAACGTTAGAGGAACAAGGAATCCATGTAGGAAAGCAAGTGAAATTGTTTGATACGGATCCATTAAAGCCAACAGCTCTAACAGCAGTATAA
- a CDS encoding S1C family serine protease, translating to MGYYDGHYQSSRQANRQSARRIGLYSFFGAIMGALIVVFSIPVLSNYGFLPYDIAPKGATQTGSTTEEAQEVLSDVPTNTVNISMTSEVMEAVDKVSDAVVGVVNMRQSTSIFGAGGEGTGSGVIYKVEGDLAYVVTNHHVIEGANEIDVTLTNGARVSAEVVGSDELTDLAVLTIDAHEVSTVADFGNSEMLRAGEPAIAIGNPLSFEGSVTLGIISAIERSIPIDLSGNGQPDWEAEVLQTDAAINPGNSGGALLNINGEVIGINSMKIAQHSVEGIGFAIPSNIALPVIEDLEQFGEVRRPQIGVYLHSLQEIPSSYWKGALNLPEDIKGGIYIEDVIPDTPAAKAGIQAGDVIVELDGEKVKGANELRRYLYTEKKIGDTLTVGFYRQGEKQEVEITLDAQVS from the coding sequence ATGGGATATTATGACGGGCATTATCAATCATCAAGACAAGCAAATCGCCAAAGTGCTAGACGAATTGGTCTATATTCCTTTTTTGGTGCAATCATGGGAGCACTTATCGTAGTTTTTTCGATCCCGGTGTTATCCAATTATGGCTTTCTTCCTTATGATATAGCTCCAAAGGGAGCAACTCAAACTGGAAGCACAACTGAGGAAGCACAAGAGGTTTTAAGTGATGTACCTACTAATACGGTCAATATTTCTATGACATCAGAGGTGATGGAGGCTGTTGATAAAGTTTCAGATGCTGTCGTAGGTGTTGTCAACATGAGGCAGTCTACTAGTATTTTTGGAGCGGGAGGAGAAGGTACAGGCTCTGGCGTTATTTATAAAGTAGAAGGTGATCTTGCATATGTCGTTACAAATCACCACGTAATAGAAGGGGCAAACGAAATAGATGTTACGTTAACGAATGGCGCTCGCGTATCAGCAGAAGTCGTCGGCTCAGATGAATTAACAGATCTTGCCGTGTTAACGATTGATGCTCATGAAGTATCAACGGTTGCTGACTTTGGAAACTCAGAAATGCTAAGAGCAGGTGAACCAGCAATTGCAATAGGAAACCCACTTTCCTTTGAAGGATCTGTTACGTTAGGAATTATTAGTGCAATTGAGAGAAGTATCCCGATAGATTTATCTGGAAACGGTCAGCCTGATTGGGAAGCTGAAGTGCTACAAACAGATGCTGCAATTAATCCAGGTAACAGTGGTGGGGCATTACTAAATATAAACGGCGAAGTCATTGGTATTAACTCTATGAAAATAGCGCAGCACTCTGTTGAAGGTATTGGGTTTGCCATTCCATCAAATATTGCTTTACCTGTCATAGAGGATTTAGAACAGTTTGGTGAAGTTCGTCGTCCGCAAATCGGTGTTTATTTACACTCACTTCAAGAAATACCAAGCTCTTATTGGAAAGGTGCACTTAACCTTCCAGAGGACATTAAAGGTGGTATATATATAGAAGATGTTATCCCAGATACACCAGCAGCAAAAGCTGGTATACAAGCTGGTGATGTTATCGTAGAGTTAGATGGCGAAAAAGTAAAAGGCGCCAATGAATTAAGAAGATATTTATACACAGAAAAGAAGATTGGCGATACGTTAACGGTTGGCTTTTATCGCCAAGGTGAAAAACAGGAAGTCGAAATAACACTAGATGCGCAAGTGTCATAA
- the yycF gene encoding response regulator YycF translates to MDKQKILVVDDEQPIADILKFGLEKDGYEVICAYDGNEAIEMTNKHEPDLILLDIMLPYQDGMEVCREVRKKFDMPIIMLTAKDSEIDKVLGLELGADDYVTKPFSTRELVARVKANLRRNQKSKEPDTEKKNIQIGALLIQPDAYLVSKRGEPIELTHREFELVYYLAKHIGQVMTREHLLQAVWGYDYFGDVRTVDVTVRRLREKVEDDPSNPTWIITRRGVGYYLRNADQEN, encoded by the coding sequence GTGGACAAGCAAAAAATTCTCGTTGTTGACGATGAACAACCTATTGCAGATATTTTAAAGTTCGGATTAGAAAAGGATGGTTATGAGGTTATATGTGCGTACGATGGTAATGAAGCGATAGAGATGACGAACAAACATGAACCAGACCTCATTTTATTAGATATTATGCTCCCATATCAAGATGGTATGGAAGTATGTAGGGAAGTACGTAAAAAGTTTGATATGCCTATTATTATGCTAACGGCAAAAGACTCGGAGATAGACAAAGTATTAGGGCTAGAGCTAGGGGCAGATGATTATGTGACAAAACCTTTTAGTACTCGTGAATTAGTGGCGAGAGTAAAGGCTAATTTAAGAAGAAATCAAAAATCTAAAGAACCAGATACAGAAAAGAAAAACATTCAAATCGGAGCATTATTGATCCAGCCAGATGCTTATTTAGTATCCAAGCGTGGTGAGCCAATCGAATTAACGCATAGAGAGTTTGAGTTAGTCTATTATTTAGCGAAGCATATTGGACAAGTGATGACGAGAGAGCACCTGCTACAGGCTGTATGGGGGTATGATTACTTTGGGGATGTTCGAACAGTCGATGTTACTGTACGAAGACTACGAGAAAAAGTAGAAGATGACCCGAGTAACCCAACGTGGATCATAACGCGTAGAGGAGTAGGTTACTACTTAAGGAATGCTGACCAGGAGAACTAG
- a CDS encoding ABC-three component system protein — MDRDDKYLSRIMFQNKIYSSDGQNFEDLFTKIMGFRHKDFRAVKPQGRLGDMKNDGYILDTGQFYQVYGPENISTSIENAISKLEDDFDGLINKWSAEVKIEEFYFVVNDKYKGAFVEVHKKIMKLQDIIDSLGESRKIKTGLIVARNLENLLFELNEDDIIAVVGLIPRTHSIYNVDYNCLNDVIQHILNLPSKNYIEEDLFVPDFNKKIEFNNLSKIIERRLDAAAINYGDVETYFKYQGDFLRNEIKNKFVDLYEESKEKIKEDEENYSDRRYMYILEKSMPKNSNNSVQQATECLMAFYFESCDIFEQHILEEVEK; from the coding sequence ATGGATAGAGACGATAAGTATTTATCAAGAATAATGTTTCAAAATAAGATATATTCTAGTGATGGTCAAAATTTTGAGGATCTCTTTACAAAAATTATGGGATTCAGACATAAAGATTTTAGAGCAGTTAAACCTCAAGGTAGATTAGGAGATATGAAGAATGATGGATATATTTTAGATACTGGTCAGTTTTACCAAGTGTATGGACCTGAAAATATATCTACTAGTATCGAAAATGCAATTTCAAAACTAGAGGACGATTTTGATGGACTAATTAACAAATGGTCTGCTGAAGTCAAAATCGAAGAATTTTATTTTGTTGTAAATGATAAATATAAAGGTGCATTTGTAGAGGTACATAAAAAAATAATGAAGCTCCAAGATATCATAGACTCTCTTGGAGAAAGCAGAAAAATAAAGACAGGATTAATTGTAGCAAGAAATTTAGAAAATTTATTATTTGAACTAAATGAAGACGATATTATCGCAGTTGTTGGATTAATACCAAGAACTCATTCTATATATAATGTTGATTACAATTGCTTAAATGATGTTATACAACATATATTAAATCTCCCTTCAAAAAATTATATAGAGGAAGATTTATTTGTTCCAGATTTCAATAAAAAAATTGAGTTTAACAATCTAAGCAAAATAATTGAACGTAGATTAGATGCAGCAGCAATCAATTATGGTGATGTTGAAACATATTTTAAGTATCAAGGAGATTTTCTTAGAAATGAAATAAAGAATAAATTTGTAGATCTATATGAAGAGTCTAAAGAAAAAATTAAGGAAGATGAGGAAAATTATTCAGACCGCAGGTATATGTATATATTAGAGAAAAGTATGCCTAAAAACAGTAATAACTCTGTACAACAAGCAACTGAATGTTTAATGGCATTTTACTTTGAAAGTTGCGATATATTTGAACAGCACATCTTAGAGGAGGTTGAAAAATAA
- a CDS encoding CxxH/CxxC protein → MYYSCKDHIDIAMEEMVDETGMPPDLQLVNEAEKEERHCSFCNSEATYKISG, encoded by the coding sequence ATGTATTATAGCTGTAAAGATCACATAGATATAGCGATGGAAGAGATGGTTGATGAAACTGGAATGCCGCCAGATTTACAATTAGTAAACGAAGCGGAAAAAGAAGAGAGACATTGTTCTTTTTGTAATTCGGAGGCTACGTATAAAATCAGTGGATAA
- the rlmH gene encoding 23S rRNA (pseudouridine(1915)-N(3))-methyltransferase RlmH, producing MNISIISVGKLKEKYLKQGIDEYKKRLSAYANIQIVEVADEKAPENLSNTEMEQIKQKEGERILSKLSPDTYVIALAIEGEKWSSEKLAKQLDQLALHGKSKVAFIIGGSLGLSKEIMQRSQAQLSFSNMTFPHQLMRLILVEQIYRAFRINRGEPYHK from the coding sequence GTGAATATATCTATTATTTCGGTTGGAAAGTTAAAAGAAAAATATTTGAAGCAAGGCATAGATGAATATAAAAAACGTCTATCAGCCTACGCAAATATACAAATAGTTGAGGTTGCTGATGAAAAAGCACCAGAAAATTTAAGCAATACAGAAATGGAACAAATTAAACAAAAAGAAGGGGAAAGAATATTAAGCAAGTTATCCCCAGATACATATGTTATCGCGCTAGCCATTGAAGGAGAAAAATGGAGCTCTGAAAAACTAGCAAAGCAGCTAGACCAATTAGCTCTCCACGGAAAAAGTAAAGTTGCCTTCATCATAGGAGGCTCACTCGGATTAAGCAAAGAAATCATGCAGCGCTCACAAGCACAGCTCTCCTTCTCCAACATGACCTTCCCCCACCAACTCATGAGACTCATCCTAGTGGAGCAGATCTATCGTGCTTTTCGGATTAATAGGGGTGAACCGTATCACAAGTGA
- a CDS encoding DUF2326 domain-containing protein, translated as MYLRKLSANRSGFHTIKFKDGLNFIVGKRENPEEKDLKNTYNGVGKSLAIELIHFCLGSKKIDVFEENLEGWIFTLEFEIDSEEYIVSRNCSEQNNVILNGKKISVGKYTKLLLEKVFGFEEDNKIKYLTFRSLISRFIRRSKSSYTKYDKYQDKETDYAKLLNNAYLLGLDIDLIETKMILKKSIDELEKNKKIVEKDPILKEYFIGNDDLDFEIIDLKEEVKELEKKAREFKVAENYREIQQEADRLSYHIRELKNKGTLIENSIRKIEKSLSLKPEIELDMILEMYGEARLLFEDKVKKTLSEVTEFHNKLLLSRNERLERQKKSFEKEKEEIQERIIEKGNELDKKMKYLGGYGALEEYNALHDKLSSLRNNLEKVMDYKNLLETYDDRSAQAKIDIEQQKLETSKYLKEHKEMLEDIMGTFRSYSKAFYKNKASGLDIKINDGLNQIRFEINAKITGDSSDGISEVCIFCFDMTLLKLKNHNVNFIFHDSRLFSNMDPRQRLSLLKIVKQEAKDEKIQYITSINEDMISTIRDVTNEEEYLYYKKLIDMNTILTLTDKSDEDKLLGMTIDLPYDK; from the coding sequence ATGTATTTAAGAAAGTTAAGTGCAAATAGGTCAGGCTTCCATACAATAAAGTTTAAGGATGGTCTTAATTTTATTGTTGGGAAAAGAGAAAATCCAGAAGAGAAGGATTTGAAAAACACCTATAACGGTGTTGGAAAATCATTGGCAATTGAACTAATACACTTTTGTTTAGGAAGTAAAAAAATAGATGTTTTTGAAGAAAATTTAGAAGGTTGGATTTTTACTTTAGAATTTGAGATAGATAGTGAAGAATATATTGTTTCTAGAAATTGTTCAGAGCAAAATAATGTAATACTTAATGGTAAAAAAATTTCTGTTGGAAAATATACAAAACTGTTATTGGAAAAAGTTTTTGGATTTGAAGAAGATAATAAAATAAAATATCTGACATTTAGAAGTTTAATTTCACGTTTTATAAGGAGAAGTAAGTCCAGCTATACAAAGTATGATAAATACCAAGATAAAGAAACGGATTATGCAAAATTATTAAACAATGCATATTTATTAGGATTAGATATAGATCTAATAGAAACTAAAATGATATTAAAAAAAAGTATTGATGAATTGGAGAAAAACAAAAAAATAGTTGAAAAAGACCCAATTTTAAAAGAGTATTTTATTGGTAATGATGATCTAGACTTTGAAATTATAGATTTAAAAGAAGAGGTAAAGGAATTAGAGAAAAAAGCAAGGGAATTTAAAGTCGCAGAAAACTATCGGGAAATTCAACAAGAAGCAGATAGACTTTCTTACCATATAAGAGAATTAAAAAATAAGGGTACGCTTATTGAAAATTCAATTAGGAAAATAGAGAAAAGCTTAAGTCTAAAGCCAGAAATTGAATTAGATATGATACTAGAAATGTACGGTGAAGCAAGATTACTCTTTGAAGATAAAGTTAAAAAGACTTTATCTGAGGTAACAGAGTTTCATAATAAATTACTTTTAAGTAGAAATGAACGGTTAGAGAGACAAAAAAAATCCTTCGAAAAGGAAAAAGAAGAGATTCAGGAAAGAATTATTGAAAAAGGTAATGAATTAGACAAAAAAATGAAGTATCTTGGAGGATACGGTGCGCTTGAAGAGTACAATGCATTACATGATAAATTATCAAGCTTACGAAATAATTTAGAAAAAGTAATGGATTATAAGAATTTACTTGAAACTTATGACGATAGATCAGCACAAGCAAAAATAGATATAGAACAACAAAAATTAGAAACAAGCAAATACTTAAAAGAACATAAAGAAATGCTAGAAGATATTATGGGTACTTTCAGGTCATATTCAAAAGCTTTTTATAAGAATAAAGCGAGTGGTTTAGACATTAAAATAAATGATGGTCTTAATCAGATAAGATTTGAAATAAATGCAAAAATTACGGGTGATTCATCTGATGGAATAAGCGAAGTGTGTATTTTTTGTTTTGACATGACTTTATTGAAGTTGAAAAATCATAATGTTAATTTTATTTTCCACGATAGTAGATTGTTTTCAAATATGGACCCGAGACAGCGCTTATCTTTACTGAAAATAGTAAAGCAGGAAGCAAAGGATGAGAAAATTCAATATATCACATCAATTAACGAAGATATGATTTCTACTATTAGAGATGTTACGAATGAAGAAGAATATCTGTATTACAAGAAATTAATAGATATGAATACTATTCTAACTCTGACTGATAAATCAGATGAAGATAAACTGTTAGGTATGACAATAGATTTACCATATGATAAATGA
- a CDS encoding YycH family regulatory protein, translated as MIENIKTFILWVLIITSVLFTWQIWTYQHDYNFINETEYYESEQIGEERSLEELIQPKQVITHEEDNSFWIQPTNNHYLLLMEELKQVNIQEIRRGSNSFARTINDVQGIELLFSHEIKGEWIHRFFEMDQEEPFPMEGLDRIIIFINEQSSETEVSVRFMSTSEDVLYQANTNLSATSLISLYEQYEDTHKTLVEERSLLGSAGGLYTVNYMPVEEVEANKYFYTATELSIEAFKNGLFNDPEFVKQYSLGNDEVFADGIRMMSVENDGYLLKYGQTSQSLQPGAGERSIVDASIDFINGHAGWTGNYQLDQWRDSLINDRVTYRLHVKGLPTLSTNFSNQDILTFNITRQGSQISEYVRPLFHFENEDLFDGHYDTVTLPSYDDLISIIEQKEILETSNIEDARIGYYMRIATYVFFEPSWFVKERGSSSWRRIDTSEQAQSRSQARESDDSGLE; from the coding sequence ATGATTGAAAACATAAAGACGTTCATTTTATGGGTTCTCATTATTACTAGTGTTCTATTCACTTGGCAAATATGGACTTACCAACATGACTATAATTTCATTAATGAAACAGAGTATTATGAGAGTGAGCAAATTGGTGAAGAACGGTCATTAGAGGAATTAATTCAACCGAAACAAGTGATTACGCATGAAGAGGATAATAGCTTTTGGATACAACCGACAAATAACCATTATCTCCTTTTAATGGAAGAATTAAAGCAAGTAAACATTCAAGAGATACGAAGGGGATCAAATTCCTTTGCTAGAACTATCAACGATGTTCAAGGAATAGAACTCCTTTTTTCACACGAAATAAAAGGAGAATGGATCCATCGTTTTTTTGAAATGGACCAGGAAGAGCCATTCCCGATGGAAGGATTAGATAGAATCATTATTTTTATTAATGAACAATCGTCGGAGACTGAAGTATCTGTGCGTTTTATGTCAACTTCAGAGGATGTATTATATCAGGCGAATACGAACTTATCAGCTACTAGCCTCATTTCGCTGTATGAACAGTATGAGGATACACATAAGACGTTAGTGGAAGAAAGGTCGTTACTAGGAAGTGCAGGTGGGCTTTACACAGTCAACTATATGCCAGTAGAAGAAGTAGAAGCAAATAAGTATTTCTATACTGCTACGGAGCTGTCTATAGAAGCTTTTAAGAATGGTTTATTTAATGATCCTGAGTTTGTTAAACAATATTCCCTAGGAAATGACGAAGTATTTGCAGATGGTATTCGGATGATGAGTGTTGAAAACGATGGCTATCTTCTCAAATATGGACAAACGTCACAAAGCTTGCAGCCAGGTGCTGGAGAGCGATCGATTGTAGATGCTAGTATTGATTTCATTAATGGTCATGCTGGATGGACAGGAAATTATCAATTAGATCAATGGAGAGATTCATTAATTAATGACCGAGTCACATATCGGTTACATGTAAAAGGATTGCCAACTTTATCAACAAATTTTTCGAATCAAGATATTCTAACATTTAATATTACAAGACAAGGTAGTCAAATCTCAGAATACGTCCGTCCGTTATTTCATTTTGAAAATGAAGACTTATTTGATGGCCATTACGATACAGTGACCTTGCCGTCATATGATGATCTCATTTCGATTATTGAGCAAAAGGAAATTTTAGAAACGAGTAATATTGAAGATGCAAGAATTGGCTACTACATGAGAATTGCAACGTATGTGTTTTTTGAACCATCCTGGTTTGTAAAGGAAAGGGGTTCAAGTAGCTGGAGAAGAATTGATACGAGTGAACAAGCACAGTCTAGAAGCCAAGCAAGGGAGAGTGATGATAGTGGATTGGAGTAA
- a CDS encoding ABC-three component system middle component 6, translating into MILPQKHIKLSESIFAMGAIIYSLLDDNKSVGVDELWERLKSKNQNEKIIDNYSFDKFIISLDYLFTIGIINSNEKGGLTKCI; encoded by the coding sequence ATGATTCTACCTCAAAAACACATAAAACTATCGGAATCTATATTTGCAATGGGAGCTATCATATATAGTTTACTTGATGATAACAAATCTGTAGGTGTAGATGAGTTATGGGAAAGACTTAAAAGCAAAAACCAAAATGAGAAAATAATTGATAATTATTCGTTTGATAAGTTTATTATCTCATTAGATTATTTATTTACTATTGGTATTATAAACTCTAATGAGAAAGGAGGTCTAACAAAATGTATTTAA
- a CDS encoding two-component system regulatory protein YycI, which produces MDWSNTKTIFIIIFLFLNVFLAYQLMEKQQHSHFSELLHESMQELLQENIEINVSNPEEPITGSPILGSLQSFNEETLHFDRQIQDIEIFGQMLSSQLVSPYPLNRDTIELGVETFLQEYVYRGEQYRFHRFDEEDNVIHLQQLYEGNPISNQEQESHIKLFMNDDFEIQSYQQEYWVISEGERQQEILLPLEAIERLYIEGKIPRDTVIDYVELGYYSLLPSIGQNQVYTPMWKVEVNDTFQLVDAIDGSITSQ; this is translated from the coding sequence GTGGATTGGAGTAATACGAAGACAATATTCATTATCATCTTTCTTTTTTTAAATGTATTTTTAGCATATCAATTAATGGAAAAGCAGCAACACAGTCATTTTAGTGAATTACTCCATGAGTCCATGCAGGAGCTTTTGCAGGAAAATATTGAAATTAATGTATCAAATCCAGAGGAGCCAATTACTGGTTCTCCAATTCTTGGCTCGCTACAATCATTCAATGAAGAGACATTACACTTTGATCGGCAGATTCAGGATATTGAAATTTTTGGACAAATGCTTTCGTCACAGCTCGTTTCCCCATATCCATTAAATAGAGATACTATAGAACTTGGAGTGGAAACGTTTCTTCAGGAATATGTGTATAGAGGAGAGCAGTACCGATTTCACCGGTTTGATGAGGAAGATAATGTGATTCATCTACAACAGCTGTACGAAGGAAACCCAATTAGTAATCAAGAGCAAGAATCACATATAAAGTTATTTATGAATGACGATTTTGAAATTCAGTCATATCAACAGGAGTATTGGGTTATTTCAGAAGGTGAAAGACAACAAGAAATACTATTACCGCTTGAAGCGATTGAACGTTTATATATTGAAGGGAAGATACCGAGAGATACGGTCATTGATTATGTTGAGTTGGGCTACTATAGTTTGCTTCCTTCAATAGGACAAAATCAAGTGTATACACCAATGTGGAAAGTAGAGGTAAATGATACCTTTCAATTAGTAGATGCCATTGATGGATCAATAACATCACAATAG
- the walK gene encoding cell wall metabolism sensor histidine kinase WalK — MNKIRFYKSIHVKIVIIYVLLILIAMQVIGVYFTGKLDEYLQSNFNESLTERVNLLSYNVAQEISRDEEDEERNFNTRINSLLRDLFDRDTTLVQIIDKNNTIIGVSNPRQQPILGQRTTNVYIKRALIGTGMSQPITMTDPTTGPVGVIAVPVILDDEVVGAIYIEASMQEIYDQMQQINQILMTGTIMALAITAILGVLLAQTITRPIVDMKKQAVVMGQGDFTRKVKVYGDDEIGQLASAFNVLTKKLQEANETTEGEKRKLSSVLTHMTDGVIATDRLGKVILMNKRAEQLLGHMQDDVLGIEITKILNLDKFLTLDDLYTFKDPILLDFDSDEEEVILEAHFSVIEKEAGAQNGLIAVLHDVTEQERIEEERREFVANVSHELRTPLTSMKSYLEALADGAINDSEVAPRFIHVTQTETERMIRLVNDLLQLSKMDSKDYSMNVVEINLPQFMDQIIERFEMATKNESISFKRRLTVNTDIIVFGDRDKLTQLLDNILSNAVKYSPEGGTILCSLKIAKDNVIVSIKDEGVGIPKENIPYVFDRFYRVDKARSRNLGGTGLGLAIAKEIVHAHGGSIWVSSDWGRGTTISFSLPFDEAVNVND; from the coding sequence ATGAATAAAATTCGATTTTATAAATCCATTCATGTAAAAATCGTTATTATTTACGTTCTCTTAATTCTTATTGCGATGCAAGTAATAGGTGTATATTTCACAGGTAAATTAGATGAATATTTACAATCTAATTTTAATGAATCACTGACAGAAAGAGTAAATTTACTTTCTTACAACGTCGCACAAGAAATAAGCCGTGATGAAGAAGATGAGGAGCGGAACTTTAATACGAGAATAAATAGTTTGTTAAGAGACCTCTTTGATAGGGATACAACCCTTGTACAAATTATTGATAAAAATAATACGATTATAGGCGTATCTAACCCACGCCAACAACCAATTTTAGGTCAACGAACGACAAACGTATATATAAAAAGAGCACTCATCGGTACTGGAATGTCTCAGCCTATTACGATGACAGACCCAACAACAGGTCCAGTTGGTGTTATTGCAGTCCCGGTCATTTTAGACGATGAAGTAGTAGGTGCGATATATATTGAAGCATCTATGCAAGAAATTTATGACCAAATGCAACAAATTAACCAAATTTTGATGACCGGTACGATTATGGCGCTAGCTATTACTGCGATTCTTGGCGTATTGTTAGCACAGACGATTACACGTCCTATTGTTGATATGAAAAAACAGGCAGTAGTTATGGGACAAGGAGATTTCACACGAAAAGTAAAGGTTTATGGTGATGATGAGATTGGTCAGTTAGCTTCGGCTTTTAATGTATTAACTAAAAAGCTACAGGAAGCAAATGAAACGACTGAAGGCGAGAAAAGAAAATTATCATCTGTTTTAACGCATATGACAGATGGTGTAATAGCTACTGATAGATTAGGGAAAGTAATTTTAATGAATAAACGTGCAGAGCAGCTTTTAGGCCATATGCAAGATGACGTACTAGGAATTGAAATTACAAAAATATTAAACTTAGATAAATTTCTTACATTAGATGATCTTTATACATTTAAGGATCCGATTCTTTTAGATTTTGATTCAGATGAAGAGGAAGTCATATTAGAAGCACACTTTTCAGTCATTGAAAAAGAAGCAGGGGCACAAAATGGGTTAATTGCCGTTCTACATGATGTGACAGAACAAGAACGTATCGAAGAGGAAAGAAGAGAATTTGTTGCAAATGTTTCTCACGAATTAAGAACGCCATTAACGTCGATGAAAAGCTATTTGGAAGCTTTAGCAGATGGAGCAATAAACGATTCGGAAGTTGCACCGAGGTTTATTCACGTTACACAAACAGAGACAGAGAGAATGATTCGACTTGTTAATGATTTGCTGCAGCTCTCAAAAATGGATAGTAAAGATTATAGTATGAATGTCGTAGAAATTAATTTACCACAATTTATGGATCAAATTATTGAACGCTTTGAAATGGCGACAAAAAATGAATCCATATCCTTCAAAAGAAGATTAACAGTGAATACGGATATTATCGTTTTTGGTGATCGAGATAAATTGACACAGCTACTAGATAACATTCTATCAAATGCCGTTAAATATTCACCAGAAGGTGGAACGATTCTTTGCTCTTTAAAGATAGCGAAGGATAACGTTATCGTTAGCATTAAGGATGAAGGTGTTGGTATTCCTAAGGAAAATATTCCTTATGTGTTTGATAGATTTTACCGTGTCGATAAAGCGCGTTCTAGGAATTTAGGGGGAACCGGTCTAGGGCTAGCAATAGCAAAAGAGATTGTACATGCTCACGGAGGATCTATTTGGGTAAGTAGTGATTGGGGAAGAGGTACAACGATTTCATTTAGTCTCCCATTTGACGAGGCGGTGAATGTAAATGATTGA